A window of Salvia splendens isolate huo1 chromosome 8, SspV2, whole genome shotgun sequence genomic DNA:
CCTTCTCTCCCATAAAGCCCATCGCCTCCCTCACCCCTCTCTCATCCACCTCCACTTCCTTCCCTCCGATCACTTCCATCAGCACCACCCCAAAATCAAACATCTCTCCGCTCCTATCCACACTCTCGCCCGCTCCCGAGCTTCTCACATTCTCGCCTGAAACAAATATCTTCGCCCTCCAGCTCGAGCTCAAGTAAATGTTGTCGCTGCTCAGCCTCAGCTGATCCGTGTAGCCCGCGACGGAGTACCGCAGGTAGTAGAGCCCCGTCGCGATGTCGAATGCGATCCGAGTCCTCCTACACCATTGAAGCGCGCCAGATGAACTTTTCAAGCAATCTCTTAAGCTGCCATTGAAGGGGAGCTCGAACACCAGATAGCAGCAGCTAGACGTCGGATCCTCGTCGTCATCGCCGCCGTAGCAGATGCCGTGGAGCTTCACGATGTTCACGTGATTGATTCTGGAGTGGACGTCGATTGCCTGACGAGTATTCTCCAATCTCATCTCTTTGATCATCATCATCGCATTCGCCTCGCCGCCGCACCTGTAGATCCCGCCGCTAGTCTTCACCTCGCCGCTGAAATTCTTCGTCGCGGCGCTGATCTCCTCAATGCTGTAGCTCCGGAGAGAGTATTTCACTCCGATGAGCAGATCCGGCTACAAGCATGAATTCGTGGAGCTCCTCGTCGGCGGCACCGAGAAAGCAGAGCTGATCGGAGTCGAGCATGAGTTCATTGACCGAATTCTCTCGATTTTGAACTTCTTCAACGCCTTCATGTACAAACAGCAGGAGATCGTCAGAGCAGCGATAAGAAAAGTCCCGATTACCGATCCGGCGATGTACAATTTCTTCAATTCCGGATCGTTTGGCCTCTTTTCAACCGGTAGCGTCGGCAGGAACTGAAGCGTCGGCGGATCTGCATCAGGAATGCTGAAATTGATCCACGGCTCCTCTCTCACCGGAATCAAAACCGTCGTGTTAGGAAACACCGGCGGCGAGAAGGGATCCATGCGGTTGAACCTCCATATCTCCTCCTCTGCAACGTTGAATTTTCCCGCCAATTTTTTGGTGTTGTCCCCTTCGATGAAAGGGTAGGTGACGAGATATTTCACTGAATCCTTTTCGGAAACGTCATCCAAACAAGCACACCTGAGAGGCAAGCGGAGCGTGGAGCCAGCACTGACGCCGTTACCTCGGGCGTGATTTTCCTCCGTTAACGCGGCGGATTTCACCAGGCCTTGGTAAACGGCGCAAGCGATTTCTGAAATTGAGGTGTTTTGTGTGGCGGTGTAGGTGAAGTAGGAGCGATAGAAGCGATCGGCGGCGCAGGAGCACGTGACCGGGATTAGGAGTTCGTGGCCGGAGGGGAGAGACTGCGACGGAGTGGAGACGTTAGGGTTGACGGAGAGTAAGGAGTGGGAGTCGGTTTGGAACAGGGTTGAGATGGCGGAGACGGTTGAGAAGGGGCGGTTGGCTCTGTAGACGATGAATGAGGGGCAGGAGGTTCCGGCGGAGGCGCAGGTGTAGGCGGCGGCGGGATTGGTGGTGTGAGAGGAGCAAGGAGTGTGATCGTAATATTGCTGGGAGAAGGTGGATCGCAGAGAGAGGATTATGATGACAAGTTGCAGAGGAATCATCGTGGCGCGGGCATTGTGAAATTCGTTTTGGGATTATGTGATGTTTTGATGAGTGATTCGATTTCTGGTAGGAGAGGGACATGATGTAAGAGATGACAGTGAGcttgtttatgaaatactactactctACTAGTATAGAGGTGTTACATCAACATTCATGGCCGGCTGATTTTTAACTCTGGATTTTGGTTCACTTCTTGTTGGAACTTTGTTCTTTTTCTTCTCAATCCAACCAACATTCTGCATTAAATTAGTCATTAGTCTTGTCAATCTTGTGGACTGGCTAGAGTTATTTAACTTGGAAGGGCACATCCATTGTATTTGCTTTTGTATCCTCCATCAGAGTATTAATCAACATATGCAGGAGGCCATAACTCATACTATAAGTGGCCAGTTTCTTGTTTTGATCACTCTAATCTGGCAACATAGTTCCAACATTGGGATGTGATCCTCTGCTTGGACATTTCACCGTATATTGTATTGCTCTTTTTCTtcataacattttttttcttttcacattAGCTTGGTAGAATTGTCGTGTGAGGTAAGTAATAtcatcatgcttcaaaaactaAATTAAATGAAATCTTGATGATTAGTGAATATTCAACACAGTTTAATCCTAAAAGTGTCCACAGTAGTCCGGCACAGCCACACCACAGTCACAAAAACTTGTCCAACACAGTAACAATTATGCCATagccacaaatcacattattttatcaattgttggtatatttcAATTGgattagaataaaaattatcggacgaaaataattagaaacaaaatcatttattttaaaaaaatgaagacaAATATTCGTTGTATGATAAATAGGGGATACAACGACATTAActaaaaacactaaaaaaacaCTGCCGTCGCTCATTCCGTGGCATCATTAGAAtaggttgtatttatagatataaattaaaaaaataaaaaacagatCCAGCGGCACGCCGCCTCGTCACCGCCCCTTCCACGCCACGTACGTgggtccccccccccccccccccccccccgctgCGGCGACCGCACGTCCAGCAATAGACCGCCGCGGTAgtcctattgtggacactctcaGAAATGGGGAAGCATTGTACtatgtccataaaaaatagtctcaacTGTGGCCGATAtgcattttaataaaaattaataaagtaatagaaaatgagaaaaggtaggtaaaataaaatagacatggagaaaaagtaagtaaaatatgagagatatgagaaaaaatggataaagtatgaaagataaatttctcattttagaaataagactattttttatgaaaattctAAAAAGGTCAAATGAAACTATATTTTTGACTGTGTAGTAGATGGTCCGTTAAAATCTCAGTTTCTTAGCCCACGTCTTATATATGTTGTTATGtcatatttatgtatttattgatAACTCTCTggctcaacttattttaacactagtgatacccgcaagtgtacggggctagtataataattagtaagcaagagtatcgtatcccacagagataattttgtatcaacttaactaccacgaacaaaaatcaactactatctagacaatcaagaaaagtttggtttgttctaacaactaataaaagcatatagtaAGCAAATAACAATTAAGAACAAGGAAACACGATGTGAAAAGGATATgaaaagataatatggagaaaattgcagaactcgaggatccgatgcacaattccaagctcttatctAATCGATTtgccttaccttttggtgtctctagaaTTACTAGGCCGACCaaaattatagattaaaccctcctccgaggtgagaaacctgtagattaggtgctaggatcgaagtccccttctaatcctaaactcctaactcccaaaagctcgattaggtcaatggcctcactcaaaacctcaactctcccgagttctattgtattaaggtgtgcattattcttatttccagattaattatttcatctctcgattaatctaattaGTCCTACACAagcaattggtgatcaagcaattgaaaggaataaacccaagaataatcaaataactacaagagcaaggcaaagacaaaatcaattggataaaaactatgaaatcaatggatcatcaccaagaattctacaagagatgtttagctactcatgttcatagagaaaaccatgttcaaaacaaatgaattcaacaaatacatgaagTAAAGATACTAAGACTCCTGTGAGATCAATCGATGGAGAGGCGACTTCAATCTCCCGATTggaagtcttcaatcttcaattctctctctcaaaggtgtGCTTGGGGGTGTGTATGAGTGTTGGAGGCGGTAGGTGTCGAATGAATCTCGTCCCCTGCAACCCTAGctcttttcttcttttaatcCCCATCAAAAAATCGCatttttggcataaaaatacGCCAAAACAACGTACcaggccgggtggaattataaagggtaaaaATCACCCGGCTGGGTGATGATTTTCGACTCAATTTgcgacacccggccgggtggaattataggGTAATAATTCACCCGGTCGCGTGATATTTTTTGGACagcgcggctttcgtagatcggtcatatctctctcatccgaactccgattggagcgtgtgaggtacccacgcgaagctctttcgatgatgaagacaatggttatctcaaaataggatttggaccccatCTTGATAAGCAGATTAATgtttgaagcagaccccagtctcgtcttggctcattttgacccttttttacctattttaacttcaaacactagataaactcatcaaaacacctttatagtgaaatatgtaTTCGAAGTTGCCTGCTAAGCTTGAGTGCCAAAAATAAGATAAGCAAGCCATATTCAAAATGAAGGTATAAAAGAGATATGGTTGTGTTGCTGCTGTGACTAATGTCGTTTCATTAACGAGGCAATGCCTATTTATACATGTACAAGATAAACTACTTAACTGAAAGAGAAGTGGATGGTACCCATTTACACACGTTCTCATGATCCTATTTTACACATGATATAAAATTACTCTGACTAGGAATGAGGACACGTTCAGGACGTGCGTGCAGTTTATCCTTACAAGCGGTTGCTTGAGATTCTTCAACTGTGGCTTTACATGCTGGTTTTGAGCTATACGACTTCCCCTTACTCTCAACTTCTTTTCTCATTTAAGTTGAGATTCCAACACTTCCCCTCAATTCGATCGAGGATAAGGGACATACATTGAGCTTATTCCTTAGCCTTGAGAAGAATTGGTATCCAAGCGGCTTCGTGAAGATATCCGCAATTTGATCACCGGTAGGGACATGTCGAAGATCCAATTGCTTTGCTGCAACCTTGTCTCGAACAAAATGAATGTCTAATTCGACATGCTTTGTACGAGCATGTAGGACAGGATTGCTAGCCAAGGCTATCGTACTTAGATTATCCACCCAAATAACTGGAATCAACCTCGGCGCAAGATCCAGTTCACCGAGAAGGGATTGCATCCAGCTCACTTCAGAGGCGGCATGAGCTAGGCTCCTATATTCAGCCTCGGTGCTCGAGCGAGATATTACAGATTGCTTTTTGGAGCACCATGAAATGAGATTGGCTCCGTAATAGGCACAATATCCAGAAACTGACCTTCTGTCATCGGGGTCAGATGCCCAATCCGAATCTGAGAATGCCGAGATGTTGCTCCCTGTCTTCACAATGTGTATCCCATAGTCTAGGGACCCAGCTAAGTATCTCACAATTCTTTTTACAGCCTCCAATGTGTATCAAGTGGGCAAGCCATAAACTGGCTGACTTTGTTCACACAGAATGAGATCTCAGGCCTAGTGATTGTGGCGTACTGCAGCGCACCAACAACACTTCTGTAAAGGGTTCCATCAACTGTGGGATTACCATATTCCTTGGATAACTTCAAGTTAGAAACCATAGGGGTGGGACAACCCTTTGCTTCTTGCATACCGAGCTTGGCAAGGAGTTCTTTGATGTAGGTCTTTTGATTCAGATGGATTCCTTTAGCTGTATTAGTAATCTCAATCCCAAGGAAGTGTTTCACTTCCCCTAAATCCTTTAGAGAGAAGTGCTCACTAAGAAGTTTAATAACTTGCCTGACACCAACAGAAGAACTACCTGTAATAAGtatatcgtcaacatagatAAGAAGATAGATGGTTTCTGATTTTCTGATTCTGTAGAAAAGAGAGGTATCAGCCCGAGACTGAGAGAACCCCAATGATAATAGCACAGCCCGAACAGTGGAGAACCAGGCTCGGGAAGCTTGTTTCAAGCCATATATGgctttatttaatttgcaaaCCAAGTGGGGAGATCCTTGCTCAAAACCTGGGGGTTGTCGCATATAGATCTCTTCCTGCAAATCTCCATGTAAAAAAGCATTATTCACATCCAAATGAGTAACACACCAGTTAGAGGAAACGACAATGCTCAAAATAAGTCTGATAGTGCTCGGTTTAACCACATGACTGAATTTATCAGTGAAATCAAAACCTGCTTGTTGTGAAAAtccttgagcaaccaatcgtGCTTTATGTCTAGCTATCATGGCATCAACATCCTTTTTGAGTTTGAAAATCCAAGTGCAGCCCACAAGATTTTTGCCGGGAGGTAATGTGGTTAAAATCCAAGTCTTATTTTTTAGAAGAGCTAAGAATTCTTCCTCCATAGCCTTCTTCCACACAGGCACCAAGAGAGCAGTAGTGTGAGATTTAGGGACGACAAGGGAGATTTCCAAGGTGGAAGAGGTGGTGTGAAGGTAGATTTTTGGCCTGAAAGTACCTGCTTTTGATCTTGTTATCATACTGTGAGTGGGAAGAGCAGGAGAAGAATGATGAGAAGGTGGAGCAGTATGTGAAGGAGAATTAGCTGGAGTATGAGTTGGGAGATTGGGATCATCAGAATGTGAACCAGGATCAGGAGAGGTAATAAGTGGAATATTATCATGGATAAGAGTAGGAGTGGATTGAATATGTGGAGATGGAGAGATATGAGGTGATGATATAGGAAGACCAGTAGGTTGTACACATGGAGGGACAAATGCTGTAGTGGGTGTATTGATGAAAGTAGAAGCACGGATGTTATTATTGAGAGATGGGACAGTAGGAGAGGGCTTGTTGTGAGGAAATGATGACTCATCAAATATAATATCTCTAGTGATCATGGTCTTACCATTTGAGAGGAGAGCTTTATAGCCTTTGTGATGAGGGCTATATCCAAGAAATGTGGCAGCATCTGATCGGAATTGAAGTTTGTTTTTATTATAAGGTCTGACATGAGGGTAGCAAAGACATCCAAACACCCTAAGCTGGTGATAATCCGGCTTTGAATTGAAGAGCTTTTCAAAAGGTGATGAGTGAAGTATAGTTTTGGTGGGAATTCTGTTGATGAGAAAGCAGGCTGTGGTGAAGGCATCATCCCAGAATGATGAGGGTAGAGAGGACTGTGCGAGAAGAGCCAAACCCATTTCGACAATATGTCGATGCTTGCGCTCAGCCATGCCGTTTTGCTGTGGAGTATATGGGCAAGAAACCTTATGTTGAATGCCATGGTCCTGCAAAAAACTGGTAAGAACTTAAAATTCTCCACCCCAATCACTTGGCAAAGCTTTAATGGAGCAATTCAATTGATTCTCAGCCAATGTCTTGAAATGTTTGAAAGCAATGAAGACATCTCCCTTAGATTTCAACAGATAAAGCCAAGTATATCTACTATATTGGTCAACAAAAGTAACATAATAAGAGAATTCATTTGTAGACAAAAGAGgggcaggaccccaaacatcactGTGTATGAGCTGAAGTGGAGCAGTGTATTGAGTTTGAGAGGAAGAAAATGGTAACTTGTGACTTTTTGCAATGCAACAAGGATGACACAATAAACTTGATTTCGTAGCATTGAATGGAATATTACAAGAATGTAAAGCTTTTTCAACTGCTTCAAAATTACAGTGGCCAAGTCTTTTGTGCCAAAGATCTAAATTCAACTTAACATTGGAAGAAAAGAAGGCTGAAGGAGAATATGGTCTTAATATGGCAGTACATGCAGCTGGGAAAGAAATGCATTTGCTTTGTAGAGAGCTATGAGCATGAGAGGACTTCTTGGGCCTGTGAAGGAGAAAATGGTAGAGACCTTCTCTAAGAGTGCCCTTGAGGAGTATAGCTTTGGTGGTTTGATCCTTCACAAGACAAAGATTTGGGTGAAATTCAAAAAAGACATTATTATCTTTAGTGAATTGAGCAACACTAAGGAGATTTTTAGTGATGTGAGGAACATGGAGTAAGTTTTTCATGACAATAGTTCTAGAGTTTGGATTTGTAGAAGATAGAAAAATAGATTGACCAATATGAGAGATGTTAATACCTTGACCATTACCAAGTTGAAGGGAGGTACCTCCATGGTATTCAACACTGGTGTTTAGATTGGAGAGATCATTGGAGATGTGGTTTGTGGCTCCCGAATTCGGATACCAAGAGGTGGCGCAGCTCCCATCATAGTTATATTCAGTGGGTTGATTGCTCACGATGTGATGAGTTGGAGCAGCTCTATGATGCACAATGTTGGCAGAAGGTCCAGGATAGAAATTAGGCTGCTGGTGTTGGTGTTGAGACAGTCTTTGTTGTCCAGAAGAAGGTGAGAATCTTTGCTCAAACCTGTGCCAACAACGATCAGCTCCGTGTCCTGGCTTTTGGCAGAGTTGGCACACAAGTCTAGCTCCTGAGAACCTGCCTCCTCGACCTCCTCTTCCTCTAGAACTTCTTCCACCAAAACTTCCACGACCATATTGCTGATATCCTTTATTTGACGGAGATTGACTTTCAGATCGGTGTCCAGCGGTTTGAATTACATTGGCAACCGGCTAAGTTCCATCAGTACTTATGTTGGATGCTTTGGAGGATTCCAACCTAGACTCAAAACTCAGCAACAAAGCAGTTACATCTTGAAGACACCATACATCTCCTTTTGAGGTGATAGTCACCATGACTGGATCGTATTCAGATCCAAGTCCAGCCAGAATATGAAGAATGTGGTCTTCATTCGAGACCCTGCATCCGGCTGATCCCAACAAATCACAGCAAGTTTTGATCTTGTTGAGATAATCTGTCATTGACAGATTCTCCTTTTTTAGAGTTTGCAATTGCAGTTTATACTGCATTTGGTAAACAAGGATCGGTTTTTTAGAAAGGTACGGAATATATCGTCAAATATTCAATATGATTCCACAAGATCCAGTTTCGTTCAAGTAACGGATTCTAGCCAACTGAAAGGATCTTCTGATCAATCCAGAGATCATTTGGATTCCATTAGTAATGAGGATTCGGAATATCACACATTGATCAATCAAAGAGAGATTCAACCACTAAAAGAAAGATCGATTCTTTGGGATCCTTCCTTTCTTCAAACGGAAGGAACAGAGATAGAATCAGACCGATTCCCGAAATGCCTTTCTGGATATTCCTCAATGTCCCGGCTATTCACGGAACGTGAGAAGCAGATGATTAATCATCTGCTTCCGGAAGAAATCCAAGAATTTTTTGGGAATCCTACAAGATCGGTTTCTTAGCCTTAGATTGGCTAGAGTAGTTGGTCTCCAAAGCCTGCCATATTTTATGGCTTGAGTCGAGTCCTACGACCATCACCATGGTGCTCTCCGAGAGGGAAGTTGTAGCCACGCGGAGAGGAGTTGATCTTGTCGATGCCAGGTGGCGTATGCCGGATTTGCCCGCATTTCTTCTGTTTCTTCATCGAGTAGATAGCGTGGATGAATGTGATCTCCCGCAACAAGGTATTCCTCCAAACCAGAACCACGAACTGTAGCAAGAACTTGCTGTTTCCACATAAGAAAATTTGCATCTGAAAGTTTTACAGACACAGAATGATTTTGGGGAAGAAAGGGAATGGGAGAGGATTGAGCAGAGGAACTATCagccattttttaaaaatctaaagTAGAAGAGGAGTATAGGTAGCAGATTCCTAatatggctctgataccatattagaagtTGCCTGCTAAGCTTGAGTGCCAGAAATAAGCTAAGCAAGCCATATTCAAAATGAAGGTATAAAAGAGATAGGATTGTGTTGCTGTTGTGACTAATGTCGTTTCATTAACGAGGCAATGCCTATTTATACATGTACAAGATAAACTACTTAACTGAAAGAGAAGTGGATGGTACCCATTTACACACGTTCTCATGATCCTATTTTACACATGATATAAAATTACTCTGACTAGGAATGAGGACACGTTCAGGACGTGCGTGCAGTTTATCCTTACAAGCGGTTGCTTGAGATTCTTCAACTGTGGCTTTACATGCTGGTTTTGAGCTATACGACTTCCCCTTACTCTCAACTTCTTTTCTCATTTCAGTTGAGATTCCAACAATATGGACATAAACTCTAAGATAATGCAATGAAAGCACACAAAAGATCATGTTTAATgtccaataaaacagttaaaatccgAGTTTATCACTCTCCCAGGTGAAAATCCAATATGCATTCTGAGTTTCAACATtggcatgttttttttttttttttttttttttttcctcaaacaccttAGCGGTGGGGGgttaggcagacccccaacctgtccatatcatccaaaatggtaaaagtcATAAACATACATAgtccaagcccaaaagtgacttgaACTAGAAAATCAAGCTAAGACAGCCCCACAAGTCGGGCGCTATCTATCAATCAATCAAGCAAAAAAGCTATGTAACAAGGAACCAAAACCTACGTACCCATGGCTGGCCTAAAAGTGACCAACCCATAAGGAAGAAAATagttatacaaataaaaaaaaaactaaaaacctTGTCGATCATCTATCTCGGTacctgaatctgaagttcggatagcccaactggtccatcctcacaAGTGCCTTCAAGTACCGAGGTGCTGTATTCGCATCGAAGAATGTgagggcaggggtctggacccccttCAACATTGGCATGTTGAAACGGTGAAACCTCCAATTCGGGTTTCACATAGACTTATTATGTCATATTTATATGGAGTAGTACTCTAAGATCACTCTTTCTAAGCTGTAGGAGTATATTATAGTAATAGAGTACATTTGAATTTTGTTACTGTTGGAATAATTGAgtgaacaattacataaagctctctatgatgattaaccaagaacgacgGAGAAGGAGCATAAAACATAATCCTAGATTTCATGAATTCGCCAAAATATGCAGGATCGAAAACCTTAATCACTTGACAAGAATATACAAATTGCAAATTCTCAACATAAACTGAATTAATCAAAGACGTGTTAACAGAATTCTCagaaattttatttcttgatccaAAAGACAGACGCAAACATAAGGCCGTATTTCTCCTTTTCCCAATTCTCAGAGAATCATCAATagagtggctctgataccacttgttggaataattgagtgaacaattacataaagctctctatgatgattaaccaagaacgacgGAGAAGGAGCATAAACTGTAGAGCGGAAGCCTACCTTGATCCATAACGAATTAAACGGTGGAATTGCTTTGCAGCggctatggatcttccaaacgatcagagacgtccttcacaatagtctgccgagagaatacagagatattgaacgttcttctgacgtctggggaccataacctaatcttatatttatataaatataaaaacctttattttctattcggtccctcatcaaatagaaaatcacaaaatggtatctacacttatttccataacaaataaataccctttaagcccaaacttaatctttaTTGAATCACTTTAATTGGGTAACTAAAAGTTAgccatacacattaaattagtcatgtggaagcccaaaaattctaacaatctcccacttgggcaACACATGACACCAAATAAATGTGTACAAACCGAATGAGCGCTCAAAAGTGCTATCACATAGTGTATTTCCGAACAATCTTATTATCAACCATATCAGCATAGGACTAAAGAGGCAGTCACCatattttttcatgattaaacccatcagtaatcacatatgcaaatataatcaacaaCAGATCAATTATGGAGTGTAGCATGGAAATTTCATGCAAGGTGACCATACATGTCTATTTCCAACTGGTCCTTCCAAATTCTTAATGAGATCAAACCCAAACTAAATAACACAAATAATGGACAAAACATAATACTTTATTTCTGCAGAGAATAACATGagttttataactacatgttcaAAACACAATATAGAGCAATAACCAAAATTACTCCCACTGAACGGAAGTACCCTTAAACAACATAACACTTGTTTGGGCTACATGCCCATGAAAGACCTTAAGTGTTAGTCCTTTGGTGAACGAATTTGCTATCAAATGCGTTCCCTTATGCTCTATAGGTATTTGTCCATTCTGAACTTTAATTCACAACCAAGAAACTATGACATAGCAGAGCTCTTGTTGTTTGGAATACAATACTGCAGGGTTATTGTCACAACATAACTTTAGTGGTCTTTCAATACCTTTAACAATATGCAGCTTAGTGACAAAATTTCACAGTCATATTCAATAACTAGATGCCCAAACCAAGTTACGAATTCTGTTGTCATGGCAGAAGTAGCTACAAGTGTTTGCTCAGCACTTCTCCACGAAATGGCTCCACGGCCAACAGACACACGTAACCTAAAATGGATCATTTACTGTATTGGCATctaacaaaatcagaatcaaaatgCCTAAAGATCTCTCCAAATGATCTGATTTTCTGTATGCAAGCATGTAATGCTTAGTTCTCTATAAATATCTCATAACCCGTTTCGCTGCTTCATAATGATCCATATCGGGTTATTGAGATATCTGCCCaacatataaaaaattaaaaccaaattgtGTCTAATAAACACTTGAGCACACATTAGGCTCCCAATTGCCGAAGCATACGGAACCTTCTGCATTTTCTAAATCTCAAGATTTATCTTAGGGCATTGAATGAGACTAGGTTTGTCTCCCTTAGTCATAGGGGTATTTCTTTAATTGCAATTATGCATCTCAAATACTTTAGGCACTTTTTCAATATATCCCTTTTGTGACAACCGAAGAATAtctcaagagttatctcaattTATTTCGATTCCAAATACAAAAGAGGTTCTCCCAAGATCTTTCACCTCAAATTTCTTCGAGAGTGACTCTTGGTGTTGTGCAATATTCCCCAAGAAGATGCATATGCTCCCACTGAACTTGTGATACACACAACCATCAATAGCATTCTTTCTGAATCCAAATGAAAGAACTACTTTATAAAATTTATGGTACCATTTACGAGAGTCTTAATTGAGGTTGTTGAGATTGACTTTAAATAACATTATCCACATGAGATTAAATGTTTATAACATTATCATCTTGAGGTTCttaatctgcttcttcttcaatgaTAGTAATTTATACTTGGACATTGTCAGAAGCAGTAGTAGGTGTCTATACAGACTCCTCCTCAAAAGTAATGTTCCTTAATACACTCTTCCCCCCAAACTCAACATCCTCAAAGAATACTATATATCTCGTCCCAAATTAGTTCCTTTAGTAggatcataaaatttaaaaatcccTAAATTTTCTAGATGACCAAATGAGAATATATGCTATAGTCTTTAATGTCTCTCCCCAAGGCGAATGTGACAAAGAAGAATGATAAATCATACTCCTTCACATATCTTTAAGAGTTATATTTCATCTTTCAGCTACACCACTCATTCCGTGCGATCCCGACATGGTGTACTAAGGGACGACCACTCTTCCGAATAGAGGACAAAAGGTCTT
This region includes:
- the LOC121745686 gene encoding lysM domain receptor-like kinase 4 produces the protein MIPLQLVIIILSLRSTFSQQYYDHTPCSSHTTNPAAAYTCASAGTSCPSFIVYRANRPFSTVSAISTLFQTDSHSLLSVNPNVSTPSQSLPSGHELLIPVTCSCAADRFYRSYFTYTATQNTSISEIACAVYQGLVKSAALTEENHARGNGVSAGSTLRLPLRCACLDDVSEKDSVKYLVTYPFIEGDNTKKLAGKFNVAEEEIWRFNRMDPFSPPVFPNTTVLIPVREEPWINFSIPDADPPTLQFLPTLPVEKRPNDPELKKLYIAGSVIGTFLIAALTISCCLYMKALKKFKIERIRIEEISAATKNFSGEVKTSGGIYRCGGEANAMMMIKEMRLENTRQAIDVHSRINHVNIVKLHGICYGGDDDEDPTSSCCYLVFELPFNGSLRDCLKSSSGALQWCRRTRIAFDIATGLYYLRYSVAGYTDQLRLSSDNIYLSSSWRAKIFVSGENVRSSGAGESVDRSGEMFDFGVVLMEVIGGKEVEVDERGVREAMGFMGEKEGGCFDQLRSFVDSSLRDDYPLAEALCLAVLAGSCADHDPMHRPSIEDALKILARML